caatgcagcttaccttaggtaagacgtatttgcggtgctaataccttccattTACACAACTAGTCCCCGTGCCCAATccctaagaccagttagggtttctattgaccaaaatactaggtggcggcTCCCATTCACGCTTTCCAcggaataaaaaacaagaatttcttaTCTGCCCCATTTTCCCGATTACCTGGATAAATACCCAAACCAACAAAGTGGACGATcatcgcgacgccgcacacgtgcgacaagtATCAACGAAAAATTCTACATTAGGTAATAATGGatttaactaatatttaaaCCCAACATCTCATAAAATTCCtagcataataataattatattaaatatttaacataTATGTTATCATCCCAAAACCTCACAAAATACGCAACATcaatatttatgttcttataagATACAAAACACAAGGGCTCCATAATCTACTAATGTCAACGAAGCTGCAAACAGGATCTTAATATCGGTAACTAACAAACTTTCAATGCCTTGAGCATATCAACGacgttcatttcttttattttgcacTAACACAGCCAACCAAGTTTCAAGTCTCTAATAACTCGAATGTTAGCTCtagagaagagaagattttttaaCTGATGTCGTTACAGGCTAGCAAAGCAACGGATATCAGAGACCTTCTCAAATGGATTATGTTCATGATGAGATTAGAgctagtttaatgaaacaataaaaataaaatcttaatatcgCACTGTTATGTTAATGACGTATTAATAATCCCATGCAgaataatgtcattttattattaacaacacTTTCAacaacagttttaaccaaacaccttttaattactttttatttaataataatttcaaccgtatttttaacaaaaacacgTATGTGAACACAACCAACAACAactaaaaatgattttcttaaacctatttttttcaaatcataccCGTGACAAACACACGTCACTGTTTACAAACTTTCCAAACCGTAACTATAATCAAgtagaatatatttttgactaTTTAGTATAATATTAATCACATGACCCTTAACGTTTACTCATGCAGTTGGATAAGAAGCATCCATGGCAACGCCACATAGCCCTTCGCTTGCACCGATGCCTCTTTGCATCCTCGTATACCCACTTTCACCCCAACTGGTTCCCCATGAATTCTTCACCAACCAATAATCAGTCCCATCACTGTCAGTACCATATCCAATTGCAGTAACAGCGTGGTTTTGCTGTGTCCCACAATCCCCATTGAAGACACCACTTTTATAAAACTGGAAATCGTTCCCACCACCGTCAACACCAACAGATACTGGCTGTTTGGCCACAGCTTGCAGGAGAGCGTTTTCATTATTCTTTGGCGCGTTTTCATCCCCTGTTATTTCTGCTGCAATAGATGCTGCCTTCTCGCTACTGCAAGTGCCATCTACTCCTTGGTAGGGGTAATTATCTTCACTTGTTAGCCCTTCGTTTCGTATAATATATTGGAAAGCAGTGTCCATGAGACCACCGTGACAACCTTTATTTCCAACATCACGGTTCACAAGCTGTTGCTTTGATAATGATATTAAGTTACCTGTCTTAAGCTTTATAATTCCTTCTATTGCTGCCACTGCGGAAAATGCCCAGCAACATCCTACCATTcaacataattataaatcaacgaGCAGAATCATCGAAGCAGGGATCAGAACTCTGTGAAACTTCCCGTATTTACTTATGGCAATTAAAGAATACTTATCTGCCCCATTTTCCCGATTACCTGGATAAATACCCAAACCAACAAGGTGGACGATCATTatgacgccgcacacgtgcgacaagtATCAATGAAAAATTCGACATTAGGTAATCATGAatttaactaatatttaaaCCCAACATCTCATAAAATTCCTAGCATAATAATAattctattaaatatttaacataTATGTTATCATCCCAGAATCTCACAAAATATGCAACATCAATTATGGTCTTATAAGATACAAAACACAAGGGCTCCATAATCTACTAATGTCGACGAAGCTGCAAACAGGATCTTAATATCGGTAACTAACAAACTTTCAATGCCTTGAGCATATCAAcgacattcatttcttttattttgcacTAACACAGCCAACCAAGTTTCAAGTCTCTAATAACTCGAATGTTAGCTCtagagaagagaagattttttaaCTGATGTCGTTACAGGCTAGCAAAGCAACGGATATCAGAGACCTTCTCAAATGGATTATGTTCATGATGAGATTAGAgctagtttaatgaaacaataaaaataaaatcttaatatcgCACTGTTGTGTTAATGACGTATTAATAATCTCGTGCAgaataatgtcattttattattaacaacacCTTCAacaacagttttaaccaaacaccttttaataactttttatttaataataatttcaaccgtatttttaacaaaacacgTATTTGAACACAACCAACAACAACTAAATGTGATTTTCTTAAGCCTATTTTTTCCAAACCGCAACCGTAAAAGCTACCACAATGACAAACACACGTCACTGTTTACAAACTTTCCAAACCGTAACTATAATCAAgtagaatatatttttgactaTTTAGTATAATATTAATCACACGACCCTTAACGTTTACTCATGCAGTTGGATAAGAAGCATCCTTTGCAACACCACATAGGCCTTCGCTTGAACCGATGCCTCTTCGCATCCTCATATACCCATTTTCACCCCAACTGGTTCCCCACGAATTCTTTACCAACCAATAATCAGTCCCATCACTGTCAGTACCATATCCAATTGCAGTAACCGCGTGGTTTAGGTTTGTCCCACAATCCCCTTCGAAGACACCACTTTTATAAAACCGGAAATCGTTCCCACCACCGTCAACAGCGACAGATACTGGCTGTTTGGCCACAGCCTGCAGGAGAGCGTTTTCATTATTCTGTGGCACGTCTTCATACCCAGTTATTTGTGCTTCAGTAGATGCTGCCTTATCGCTACTGCAAGTGCCATCTACTCCTTGGTAGGGGTAATTATCTTCACTTGTTAGCCCTCCGTTTCGTATAATATATTGGAAAGCAGTGTCCATGAGACCACCTTGACAGCCTTTATTTCCAGCAGTACAGTCCACAAGCTGTTGCTCTGATAATGATATTAAGTTACCTGTCTGAAGCTTTATAATTCCCTCTATTGCTGCCACTGTGGAAAATGCCCAGCAACACCCTACCATTcaacataattataaatcaacgaGCAGAATCATTGAAGCAGGGATCAGAACTGATGTGTGAAACTTCCCGTATTTACTTATGGCAATTAAAGAATACTAGGAGTAATTATATATCCCCACTTTATATACAAACAAGTTTATGAAGgttgt
The DNA window shown above is from Populus trichocarpa isolate Nisqually-1 chromosome 4, P.trichocarpa_v4.1, whole genome shotgun sequence and carries:
- the LOC7470211 gene encoding senescence-specific cysteine protease SAG12 isoform X9; translation: MAAKKCNTRIFVPFLLILAAWATKIACRPLDEQEYMLKRHEEWMAQHGRVYGDMKEKEKRYLIFKENIERIEAFNNGSDRGYKLGVNKFADLTNEEFRAMYHGYKRQSSKLMSSSFRYENLSDIPTSMDWRNDGAVTPVKDQGTCGCCWAFSAVAAIEGIIKLKTGNLISLSKQQLVNRDVGNKGCHGGLMDTAFQYIIRNEGLTSEDNYPYQGVDGTCSSEKAASIAAEITGDENAPKNNENALLQAVAKQPVSVGVDGGGNDFQFYKSGVFNGDCGTQQNHAVTAIGYGTDSDGTDYWLVKNSWGTSWGESGYTRMQRGIGASEGLCGVAMDASYPTA